One Burkholderia sp. 9120 genomic window, CACGGTGATCGTCGACGCGATTCGCAATGCGGGCGTGTTGTCGCCGGAAGAAACGAATGGCGCGCTCACCGCCGCCGCGTTGATGGGCATGAATAACGTCTGGTATCCGTACGTCGAGATGACGGGCAGCGCGGATCTGAAATCGCAGCCGGCGCAATTACGGATGAACGCTTATGCGTCGCATGGCGGCGTGGATAAACGGCGCTTCGAGATGTATGCGCTGGCGGCGTCGATTATCGGCAAATGCCATTTTTGCGTGAAGTCGCACTTCGATACGCTGGTAGCCGAAGGCATGAGTGCCACGCAATTGCGCGATGTCGGCCGGATCGCGGCGGTGATTAATGCCACCGCGCAATGTATTGCCGCCGAGGGTAAATAAAACTTCGGTCAGCGCGCGCAGCACGATGATTTAATCGCCGCTGCGCGCGCGTCTCCTGAATGAGCCGCATCGGGTTCCTTTAGCCCAACCCGCCGTTAGCTCTTGATCAGCAACACCGCGGCCTGCGCTTCGATTCCGTCGCCTCGCCCGAGGTAACCGAGCTTTTCATTGGTCTTCGCCTTCACGTTGACGCGCTCGAGCGGCAGGCCGAGATCGGCCGCGATATTCGCGCGCATGCCTTCAATATGCGGCGCGAGCTTCGGCGCCTGCGCGACCACGCTGCTGTCCACATTCGCGATCGAAAACCCCGCCGCCGTCACGCGCGCATAACACTCGCGCAGCAAAACGCGGCTGTCCGCGCCGGCGAACTTCGCGTCGGTATCGGAGAAATGACGGCCGATGTCGCCCATTGCCGCGGCGCCGAAAATCGCGTCGGTGATCGCGTGCAGCAGCACGTCGGCGTCCGAATGCCCGAGCAAGCCGCGCTCATAAGGAATCGTCACGCCGCCAATAATCAACGGACGTCCCGGCACCAACGCATGCACGTCATACCCCTGGCCAATTCTGAAATCCATATGCGTCAAGTCCTTAAGTCCGCTTATTCACTGAAATTAAAACTGAAATTGCGATCGATCGAAACCGGTCCGAATTCAGACCGAAACCGGTCTGAAACTGATCATCACGAAGCCGACGGCCGGCTCAGAATCGCCTCGGCCAGCTCGAAATCTTCCGGATAGGTCACCTTGAAGTTGCGCAAGCTGCCCTGCACGAGCTTCGGCGCATGTCCCAGCCATTCGATCGCGCTCGCCTCGTCGGTCAGATCGTGACCGTCGGCCTGCGCGCGCAGAATCGCGTCGCGCAACATGCCGATGCGGAACATCTGCGGCGTCTGCGCCTGCCACAACCCGTCGCGTGCTTCGGTACGGGCGATGCGGCCGTCGGTGGACGCCGCGTCGATCCGCTTCAGCGTATCCGCCACCGGCAAGGCCATGATGCCGCCCACGGCGTCGTCCTTCAGCGCACCGACCAGCGCGCGGATCAGCGCGGGCGTGATGCCCGGCCGGGCCGCGTCGTGCACCAGCACCCAATCGTCGTCGTGCGCGCCGAACTCGGCGAGCGCCTGCAGCCCGTTCAGCACCGACGCCTGGCGCGACGCCCCGCCGCAGCGGCGCACCGCAAAGCGCAGCCGGCCGAAGCGGCGGCCGTCGAAGTGCTGGTCGTCGGGCGCGATTACCAGCAGGGTCTGGGCGAATTCGCTGCAGGCGTCGAAGGCCGCCAGCGAGTAATGCAGCATGTCGCGCCCGGCTACCGTGCGATATTGTTTGGGCATCGCGGCGCCGGAACGGCTGCCGGTGCCGGCGGATGGAATCAGGGCAAATAGACGGGAAGTCACGAGGGCGGAGGCCGCGAAGTCAAAGTAAAGGACGGATTTTATAATAGGTCCTTCGCATCCATGCCCGGACACGCGTAAACTTGCCGCTCACGTGTGAGCCCGAGGCCGCCTTTTTTCTTCTATGCCAGACATCGCCGCATCATCGCAGTCCTCCCCGCCCGTCGCGCTTGTCAAGGCCGGCCAGCGTTTCGCCTTCGACGGCACGCACGGTTCGTCCGACGCGCTGCTGATCGCCCGCTACCATCTCGCCTACCGCGAGAAGGTGCCGCTGCTGGCCGTCGTGTGCGAAAGCGCCGTCGATGCGCAGCGTCTATCGCAGGAAATCGGCTTTTTCGCGCCCGAGGCGCGGGTGCGCCTGCTGCCCGACTGGGAAACCCTTCCTTACGATACCTTTTCGCCGCACCAGGACCTCGTGTCCGAGCGCCTCGCCACGCTGCACGACCTAGGCGAAGGCCGCTGCGACATCCTGCTGGTGCCCGCCACCACCGCGCTGTACCGGATGCCGCCGGCGTCGTTCCTCGCCGGCTATACGTTCTCGTTCGCCCAGGGCGAGCGTCTCAACGAGGCCAAGCTCAAGGCGCAACTCACGCTGGCCGGTTACGAACACGTGAGCCAGGTGGTGCGTCCCGGCGAATACTGCGTGCGGGGCTCGCTGCTCGACCTGTTCCCGATGGGCTCGCCGCTGCCGTACCGGATCGACCTGTTCGACGATCAGGTCGACTCGATCCGCGCGTTCGATCCGGACACGCAGCGCAGCCTTTATCCGGTGAAAGACGTGCGCCTGCTGCCGGGCCGCGAATTCCCGTTCGACGAAGCCGCGCGCACCGCATTTCGCAGCCGCTGGCGCGAGACCTTCGAAGGCGACCCGAGCCGCGCGTCGATCTATAAAGACATCGGCAACGGCGTGCCGTCGGCGGGTATCGAATACTATTTGCCGCTGTTCTTCGAGGACACCGCGACGCTGTTCCACTATCTGCCCGAAGGCGCGCAACTGGCGTTCATCGGCGATCTGGACGCGGCGATCCGGCGCTTCACCAACGACACGAAGCAGCGCTACAACTTCCTGTCGCACGATCGCGACCGGCCGATCCTGGAGCCGCAGCGCCTGTTCCTGTCGGACGAGGATTTCTACACGTTCGCCAAGCCGTTCGCGCGTCTCGTGCTGCCCGTCAACACGGGCGGCGGCTGGTCGACCCCGCTGCCGAATCTCGCGATCGACCGCCATGCCGACGATCCCGTGGCCGCGCTGCGCGCCTATCTCGCCACCACGCCGAACCGCGTGCTGTTCGCCGCCGAATCGGCAGGCCGCCGTGAAACGCTGCTGCAGTTGCTGGCCGACAACCAGCTGCGGCCGGCTTCGAGCGACAGCTTCCAGGACTGGCTGATCGGCGACTCGCGTTTTTCGCTGGGCGTCGCGCCGCTCGCCACCGGCTTTGCCGTGCCGGTCGACGGTATCGCGGTCATCACCGAAACGGAGCTTTACGGGCCGCTCGCGCGTCGCGCCGGGCGCCGCCGCCAGGAGCAGGCGAGCAACGTCGATTCGATGGTGCGCGACCTCTCCGAGTTGAAGATCGGCGATCCGGTCGTGCATTCGCAGCACGGTATCGGCCGCTATATGGGTCTGGTCACCATGGACCTCGGTGAAGGCGAAACCGAGTTCCTGCACCTCGAATATTCCGGCGACAGCAAGCTGTATGTGCCGGTCGCCCAGTTGCACGTGATCTCACGCTATAGCGGCGCCGATCCGGAAAGCGCGCCGCTGCATTCGCTCGGTTCGGGCCAGTGGGAAAAGGCCAAGCGCAAAGCCGCGCAACAGATTCGCGACACCGCGGCCGAACTGCTGAATCTCTACGCGCGCCGTGCCGCGCGCGAAGGCCATGCGTTCGCGCTCGAACCGAAAGACTACGTGAAGTTCGCCGAGAGCTTCGGCTTCGAGGAAACGCCGGACCAGGCCGCCGCGATCGCCGCCGTGATCGGCGACATGACGAGCGGCAAGCCAATGGATCGCCTGGTGTGCGGCGACGTCGGCTTCGGCAAGACGGAAGTGGCGCTGCGCGCGGCATTTATCGCGGTGATGGGCGGCAAGCAGGTGGCGCTGCTCTCGCCCACCACGCTGCTCGCCGAACAGCACACGCAGACCTTCACCGACCGCTTCTCCGACTGGCCGGTGCGGATCGCCGAACTGTCGCGCTTCAAGTCGACCAAAGAAGTGAATGCCGCGATCCAGCAGATCAACGAAGGCACGGTCGACATCGTGATCGGCACGCACAAGCTGCTCTCCTCCGACGTGCAGTTCAAGCGCCTCGGGCTCGTGGTGATCGACGAGGAACACCGTTTCGGCGTGCGTCAGAAAGAAGCGCTGAAGGCGCTGCGCGCCGAAGTGGACGTGCTCACGCTGACGGCCACGCCGATCCCGCGTACGCTCGGCATGGCGCTCGAAGGCCTGCGCGATTTCTCGGTGATCGCCACCGCGCCGCAAAAGCGGCTGGCCATCAAAACCTTTGTGCGTCGCGAGGAAGACAGCGTGATTCGCGAGGCGATGCTGCGCGAACTGAAGCGCGGCGGCCAGGTGTACTTCCTGCACAACGAAGTCGAGACGATCGAGAATCGCCGGCAGATGCTCGAAGCGCTCGTGCCCGAAGCGCGTATCGCGGTCGCGCATGGTCAGATGCATGAGCGCGAACTCGAACGCGTGATGCGCGACTTCGTCGCCCAACGCGCCAACGTGCTGCTGTGTACGACCATTATCGAAACCGGCATCGACGTGCCGAGCGCCAACACGATTCTGCTGCACCGTTCCGACAAGTTCGGTCTCGCGCAATTGCATCAGTTGCGTGGCCGCGTGGGCCGCTCGCATCACCAGGCGTACGCGTATCTGCTGGTGCACGATCCGCAAGGGCTGACCAAGCAGGCGCAACGCCGCCTCGAGGCGATCCAGCAGATGGAGGAACTCGGTTCGGGCTTCTATCTGGCCATGCACGACCTGGAGATTCGCGGCACCGGCGAAGTGCTCGGAGACAAGCAGTCGGGCGAGATTCACGAGATCGGCTTCCAGCTCTACACCGACATGCTGAACGACGCGGTGAAGGCGCTCAAGGAAGGCCGCGAGCCCGACCTCACCGCGCCGCTCGCCGCCACGACCGAGATCAACCTGCACGCGCCGGCGATTCTGCCCGCCGACTATTGCGGCGACGTGCAGGAGCGTCTGTCGCTGTACAAGCGCCTGGCTAATTGCGAACACAACGATTCGATCGACAGCATTCAGGAAGAGCTGATCGACCGCTTCGGCAAGTTGCCGCCGCAAGCGCTTGCGCTGGTGGAGACGCATCGGTTGCGGCTGGCGGCGAAGCCGCTCGGCATTTCGAAGATCGATGCGGGCGAAACGGTGATCGGTTTGCAGTTCATTCCCAATCCGCCGATCGACGCGATGCGGATCATCGAGATGGTGCAGAAGCATAAGCACATCAAGCTCGCGGGTCAGGACAAGCTGCGCATCGAAACGCGCAGCCCGGATCTCGCGGTGCGTGTCGCGACGGTCAAGGAGACGTTGCGCGCGCTCGGTTCGCCGAGCCGCGGCACGGCGCCGACCGCCGCTGCGCGATGATGAATTCCGCCGTTACGACGTGATGTATGGTTGCACGAGCGCACACACTCATGCACGCACCCGCGCCCTCACCCATGCGTGCAACGTGAGAAAAACGGGGGACGTCTAGCGTCTTTCGGTTCATGCTGCGGTGCGCAAACGCGCTCCGCAGCATACGGGTGAGTTTTTTTTGGGTATGATCGAAAGACTCAAATGCCGGAGTCTTGTCATGTCTCACGTCGCTGAATCAGCGCAGTCCTCGTCAACGTCCGCTTCCGTCGCCTCGCTTTCGCTCCCCTGGATCACCCGCCTCGTGTCGATGGACACGGTCAGCCGCAATCCGAATCTCGGCCTGATCGAAACCGTGCGCGACGAACTGCGCGCGGTCGGTGTCGACGCCACGCTCACGCACGACCCAAGCGGCAAGTGGGCCAATCTGTTCGCGACGATTCCGGCGCACAACGGCGAGACCAATGGCGGCGTGGTGCTGTCGGGTCATACCGACGTGGTGCCGGTGGACGGTCAGCAGTGGGACAGCGATCCGTTCAAGCCGGAGATTCGCGGCGACAAGCTGTACGGCCGCGGCACCTGCGACATGAAGGGGTTTATCGGCGCGGCGCTGGCGCTCGTGCCCGAGATGCAGC contains:
- a CDS encoding carboxymuconolactone decarboxylase family protein, producing the protein MEFLSSIKARVPDYAKDIRLNLDGTIARSSLEGNDAVGVALAAAFAAKCTVIVDAIRNAGVLSPEETNGALTAAALMGMNNVWYPYVEMTGSADLKSQPAQLRMNAYASHGGVDKRRFEMYALAASIIGKCHFCVKSHFDTLVAEGMSATQLRDVGRIAAVINATAQCIAAEGK
- the ispF gene encoding 2-C-methyl-D-erythritol 2,4-cyclodiphosphate synthase, producing the protein MDFRIGQGYDVHALVPGRPLIIGGVTIPYERGLLGHSDADVLLHAITDAIFGAAAMGDIGRHFSDTDAKFAGADSRVLLRECYARVTAAGFSIANVDSSVVAQAPKLAPHIEGMRANIAADLGLPLERVNVKAKTNEKLGYLGRGDGIEAQAAVLLIKS
- the ispD gene encoding 2-C-methyl-D-erythritol 4-phosphate cytidylyltransferase; amino-acid sequence: MTSRLFALIPSAGTGSRSGAAMPKQYRTVAGRDMLHYSLAAFDACSEFAQTLLVIAPDDQHFDGRRFGRLRFAVRRCGGASRQASVLNGLQALAEFGAHDDDWVLVHDAARPGITPALIRALVGALKDDAVGGIMALPVADTLKRIDAASTDGRIARTEARDGLWQAQTPQMFRIGMLRDAILRAQADGHDLTDEASAIEWLGHAPKLVQGSLRNFKVTYPEDFELAEAILSRPSAS
- the mfd gene encoding transcription-repair coupling factor; the protein is MPDIAASSQSSPPVALVKAGQRFAFDGTHGSSDALLIARYHLAYREKVPLLAVVCESAVDAQRLSQEIGFFAPEARVRLLPDWETLPYDTFSPHQDLVSERLATLHDLGEGRCDILLVPATTALYRMPPASFLAGYTFSFAQGERLNEAKLKAQLTLAGYEHVSQVVRPGEYCVRGSLLDLFPMGSPLPYRIDLFDDQVDSIRAFDPDTQRSLYPVKDVRLLPGREFPFDEAARTAFRSRWRETFEGDPSRASIYKDIGNGVPSAGIEYYLPLFFEDTATLFHYLPEGAQLAFIGDLDAAIRRFTNDTKQRYNFLSHDRDRPILEPQRLFLSDEDFYTFAKPFARLVLPVNTGGGWSTPLPNLAIDRHADDPVAALRAYLATTPNRVLFAAESAGRRETLLQLLADNQLRPASSDSFQDWLIGDSRFSLGVAPLATGFAVPVDGIAVITETELYGPLARRAGRRRQEQASNVDSMVRDLSELKIGDPVVHSQHGIGRYMGLVTMDLGEGETEFLHLEYSGDSKLYVPVAQLHVISRYSGADPESAPLHSLGSGQWEKAKRKAAQQIRDTAAELLNLYARRAAREGHAFALEPKDYVKFAESFGFEETPDQAAAIAAVIGDMTSGKPMDRLVCGDVGFGKTEVALRAAFIAVMGGKQVALLSPTTLLAEQHTQTFTDRFSDWPVRIAELSRFKSTKEVNAAIQQINEGTVDIVIGTHKLLSSDVQFKRLGLVVIDEEHRFGVRQKEALKALRAEVDVLTLTATPIPRTLGMALEGLRDFSVIATAPQKRLAIKTFVRREEDSVIREAMLRELKRGGQVYFLHNEVETIENRRQMLEALVPEARIAVAHGQMHERELERVMRDFVAQRANVLLCTTIIETGIDVPSANTILLHRSDKFGLAQLHQLRGRVGRSHHQAYAYLLVHDPQGLTKQAQRRLEAIQQMEELGSGFYLAMHDLEIRGTGEVLGDKQSGEIHEIGFQLYTDMLNDAVKALKEGREPDLTAPLAATTEINLHAPAILPADYCGDVQERLSLYKRLANCEHNDSIDSIQEELIDRFGKLPPQALALVETHRLRLAAKPLGISKIDAGETVIGLQFIPNPPIDAMRIIEMVQKHKHIKLAGQDKLRIETRSPDLAVRVATVKETLRALGSPSRGTAPTAAAR